The Halorussus lipolyticus genome includes a region encoding these proteins:
- a CDS encoding primase-associated protein, with translation MSQSTPVEDERTAYRVATLPLEYGTTRINQLFTRGYNRYIVDGEDQPDDLLNDLERFGTAAFKEDVRADAAEEPFVDEPGTLAVLATLSAICVKAHPKFEHAPPRKVQVLYDIRELYVNNLASLLREFGDGSFQQDIAEVLYAKDPGEDGPHPGRVCTGIKEMPEFGEGLYLEIPVAAASRDCLIRADTERGETGELLTRVKNNHLYVPVGNFDTKYREYARRAFKKLLRVQEENLSEDQLTWLTTNESAITERIDRFIETGHYERIWRDWDQGERTIRVLRDAIRDAPDEVVLLGEFHSAKELFEAVEAYDPEADWKRDVCNRISSPRSLGNLLASQRDHRSLTIRQHRNTNHYRIQESARGVQPLTVESIEDLFELPCMANMAERLNEKKPVRKDLYNFSRMVMWLPQYQDSDLETIVADLKDVFSRWPWYDEQVTDYQIRYEFSNTIGGDTPLPMNCDNDDMQRYCIGQEQCPYSIWGSLPFPEEMYDQLDEAKSTGEEF, from the coding sequence ATGAGTCAGTCTACGCCAGTCGAGGACGAGCGTACCGCCTATCGCGTTGCGACGCTCCCACTCGAATACGGCACGACCCGCATCAACCAGCTGTTCACGCGGGGCTACAATCGCTACATCGTCGACGGTGAAGACCAACCAGACGATCTGTTAAACGACCTCGAGCGGTTCGGGACAGCGGCGTTCAAAGAAGACGTCAGGGCCGATGCCGCAGAGGAACCCTTCGTCGACGAACCCGGAACTCTCGCCGTCCTCGCGACGTTGAGTGCGATCTGCGTCAAAGCACACCCGAAGTTCGAGCACGCCCCACCGCGAAAGGTGCAGGTCCTCTACGATATTCGCGAGCTCTATGTCAACAACCTCGCGTCCCTTCTTCGAGAATTCGGTGACGGGAGTTTTCAACAGGATATTGCAGAGGTGTTGTACGCAAAAGACCCCGGAGAGGATGGTCCGCACCCCGGTCGCGTTTGTACAGGGATCAAGGAGATGCCCGAGTTCGGTGAGGGGTTGTATCTTGAAATCCCGGTGGCTGCGGCGTCGAGGGACTGTCTCATTCGCGCCGACACCGAGAGAGGAGAGACCGGGGAACTGCTCACCCGCGTCAAGAACAACCACCTCTACGTACCGGTGGGTAATTTCGACACGAAGTATCGTGAGTACGCCAGACGTGCGTTCAAGAAGCTCCTGCGAGTCCAGGAGGAGAACCTCTCCGAAGACCAACTCACGTGGCTAACGACGAATGAGTCTGCCATCACAGAGCGCATCGACCGCTTCATCGAGACGGGCCACTACGAACGAATCTGGCGAGATTGGGACCAAGGTGAACGGACCATCCGTGTGCTTCGAGACGCGATTCGAGACGCTCCAGACGAGGTCGTCTTACTGGGGGAGTTCCATTCAGCGAAGGAGCTGTTTGAAGCAGTGGAGGCGTACGACCCGGAGGCAGACTGGAAGCGAGACGTTTGTAATCGCATCTCGAGTCCTCGGAGTCTCGGGAATCTCCTTGCATCCCAGCGTGACCACCGAAGCCTCACTATTCGACAGCACAGGAACACGAACCACTATCGGATTCAGGAGTCTGCACGTGGGGTTCAGCCCCTCACCGTCGAGTCAATCGAGGATCTGTTCGAACTCCCCTGCATGGCGAATATGGCCGAACGCCTCAACGAGAAAAAGCCAGTCCGGAAGGACCTGTACAACTTCTCTCGGATGGTGATGTGGCTGCCACAGTACCAGGATAGTGACCTCGAGACAATTGTCGCGGACCTCAAAGATGTCTTCTCGCGGTGGCCGTGGTACGACGAACAGGTCACCGACTACCAGATTCGCTACGAGTTCTCGAATACGATTGGAGGCGACACCCCGCTTCCGATGAACTGCGACAACGACGATATGCAGCGGTACTGCATCGGGCAAGAGCAGTGTCCATACTCAATCTGGGGAAGTCTTCCCTTCCCAGAAGAGATGTACGACCAATTGGATGAGGCCAAATCTACCGGCGAAGAGTTCTAA
- a CDS encoding ATP-binding protein — MSEYLRVTPTSEGLAPEGIPRVLESLHKLTTAKSTGLAQKLNPLYSETPPRFEFLALSGGADDPVEFFYGADEHLDTLEKRLRSIYPKTFDIERVDVDVTARLIQPVELTRAEFIEHYEAGQLQYEFDQDEQHEVASEDRDQDQTPSTEASPFADGGATADSSQGHFVEVEDTALELAPPSAIPDEKPLTTLEKPTETTGGTILARPTIDAVSPVGVRWSGSATRKKDWMTSLTPFASDDGDDALVAVDQPGAPLASLVDHLTEAASPVAFQVVFQRRASWQSDAELRKEDLIDGRDTFFQEVVGSLLEVEDQRSNHDEKQRSEPVAKRIKYIDAKNPKRSFTANIRAVGVPTEDEARDEIAAQMNSLRPVFDPVDGPYYEVEGERLRVDGFREKTKEKNAQTALQQLLDREIATGRGKTQPDFVLSGAELANFVLVPSSEQLTVEGTRGTRAEQQSRNPLPWPNPDLVQQFQDGMAIGHALDENGEPRPNPIRIPPDLLTTHYGRFASTGGGKSKAILNDALSLRETTGGPVVIVDPKGDGMCENYLRCHYERFNGLDDVYQFRVPETLPAFSFFDIRPALEAGRNREDAIQDKVDHFHDIMRMVMGREQYGQAFVANEILSYLIKALFDEEYGSDVFGLDDLFDAALRMQRDQTIPPVSADNQSIEESLTRHFAKDDHQFQVSMDAVGNRLDKLREDAHLRHIFSHAPEQNEAGEYVDNHFDFREFLDEDATILFDLGDLRPEAQRAITLLLLSNLWDAVQVRRRDGQTDYEKLTNLIIEEAAPVASTKLVSEQLLPQGRSFGLSMGLVMQFPGQVRNRSERAYDEVLNNIKTKLIGNISIERDLAESLAHEDLSPTDLRNRINTLPSGEWIAQLPSPSFGETGPAPFSLKPLPIAPGHPESDQPLSVEQEDHFETVALPRLSERTQTQYGLSETASESETADDEGWGSRPTDEASASAESASPVESTQSSFIGQATNSSTADEEEEKNTDTVDSLFGNLESTESGESVGEKDETAVDETTSSPVQAGGGTVPDDELRRRGLTHDDIRFLTRVLDVMNRDASDHTLLDSMSAFKNDFEDLDVQRLADQDLLEEGRACGRKYYTVLPAGRELLGQKLKVGPGQGDIGEKSPHKVGVKLLELWLEARDDVEQVEPYYEYDEETVFDVAGFDADGELVWVGEAEFSSNNKHAPVDDYDKQSAVDANAVWAFNRRETAVEVLDHLSEADRIESSVSGRAARSFSDIREAVELFDATGLTTIRSFNKLDQELNT, encoded by the coding sequence ATGAGTGAGTATCTCCGAGTCACGCCAACATCCGAAGGGCTTGCTCCCGAGGGAATCCCTCGGGTCCTCGAAAGTCTGCACAAACTGACGACGGCAAAGTCGACGGGTCTCGCTCAGAAGCTGAACCCACTCTACAGTGAAACACCGCCGCGGTTCGAGTTTCTCGCACTAAGTGGGGGAGCGGACGACCCTGTCGAATTCTTCTACGGTGCCGACGAGCATCTCGACACACTCGAAAAACGCCTTCGTTCGATCTATCCAAAGACGTTCGACATCGAACGCGTCGACGTCGATGTCACCGCTCGGCTTATCCAACCAGTCGAACTCACACGAGCAGAGTTCATCGAACATTATGAAGCAGGGCAACTGCAGTACGAATTTGATCAAGACGAGCAGCACGAGGTTGCGAGCGAGGACCGTGACCAAGACCAGACACCATCGACGGAGGCTTCCCCATTCGCAGATGGTGGTGCCACAGCCGATTCATCCCAGGGTCACTTCGTTGAGGTCGAGGATACCGCCCTTGAGCTTGCACCACCGAGCGCAATACCGGACGAAAAACCATTAACGACGCTCGAAAAGCCAACCGAGACGACAGGGGGGACGATACTCGCACGGCCAACTATCGACGCAGTCTCGCCAGTTGGCGTGCGCTGGTCCGGTTCAGCCACTCGGAAGAAAGACTGGATGACGTCGTTGACGCCCTTCGCCTCCGACGATGGTGACGATGCCTTGGTAGCTGTCGACCAGCCCGGCGCACCTCTGGCGTCACTCGTCGACCACCTGACTGAAGCGGCGTCACCCGTAGCGTTTCAGGTTGTGTTCCAGCGACGGGCAAGCTGGCAGTCCGACGCTGAACTCCGGAAAGAGGATCTCATCGACGGGCGAGACACCTTTTTCCAAGAGGTCGTTGGCTCCCTCCTTGAGGTCGAAGACCAGCGGAGTAATCACGACGAAAAACAGCGCAGCGAACCAGTCGCAAAGCGCATTAAGTACATCGACGCGAAGAACCCCAAGCGGTCGTTCACTGCCAATATCAGAGCAGTAGGGGTTCCGACCGAAGATGAAGCCCGCGATGAAATTGCGGCCCAGATGAACTCACTTCGTCCCGTGTTCGATCCGGTCGACGGCCCCTATTACGAAGTCGAGGGTGAACGACTCCGTGTGGACGGCTTTCGAGAAAAGACGAAGGAGAAAAACGCCCAGACAGCCCTCCAGCAATTACTTGATCGAGAGATTGCGACCGGCCGAGGCAAGACCCAACCGGATTTCGTCCTCAGCGGGGCGGAACTCGCAAACTTCGTGCTCGTCCCATCGTCCGAGCAACTCACAGTCGAGGGAACACGCGGCACTCGCGCTGAACAGCAAAGCCGAAATCCGCTTCCGTGGCCTAACCCAGATCTAGTTCAACAGTTCCAAGACGGGATGGCGATCGGGCACGCGCTCGACGAGAACGGTGAGCCGCGACCGAACCCGATCCGAATCCCCCCGGATCTCTTGACGACGCACTACGGCCGATTCGCATCGACCGGCGGCGGGAAGTCGAAAGCAATCCTCAACGACGCGCTGTCTCTCCGAGAGACAACGGGGGGACCTGTCGTCATCGTCGACCCAAAGGGGGACGGGATGTGCGAGAACTACCTGCGGTGTCACTACGAACGCTTCAACGGGTTGGACGACGTCTACCAGTTCCGTGTTCCAGAGACTCTCCCTGCGTTCTCCTTCTTCGACATCCGGCCCGCGCTCGAAGCCGGGCGTAACCGCGAGGATGCGATTCAAGACAAGGTCGACCACTTCCATGACATCATGCGGATGGTCATGGGCCGTGAGCAGTACGGGCAGGCGTTCGTCGCGAACGAGATTCTCAGCTACCTAATCAAGGCACTCTTCGACGAGGAGTACGGAAGCGACGTGTTCGGGCTGGACGACCTCTTCGACGCCGCCCTCCGGATGCAGCGCGACCAGACGATTCCCCCCGTCTCAGCCGATAACCAGAGCATCGAGGAATCGTTGACCCGCCACTTCGCTAAGGATGACCACCAGTTCCAGGTGTCGATGGACGCGGTCGGGAACCGTCTCGACAAACTCAGAGAAGACGCGCATCTTCGGCATATCTTCAGTCACGCCCCCGAGCAGAACGAGGCTGGCGAGTACGTGGATAATCACTTTGACTTCCGCGAGTTCCTCGATGAAGACGCCACCATCCTGTTCGACCTCGGAGACCTCCGCCCGGAGGCACAGCGAGCAATCACGCTGCTCCTGTTGAGTAACCTCTGGGATGCCGTCCAAGTACGCCGGCGTGACGGCCAAACCGACTATGAGAAGCTCACGAATCTCATCATCGAGGAGGCTGCCCCGGTCGCTTCCACGAAGCTCGTCTCCGAGCAACTGCTTCCACAGGGGCGGTCGTTCGGCCTGAGCATGGGGCTCGTGATGCAGTTCCCCGGGCAGGTGCGGAATCGGAGCGAGCGGGCCTACGACGAGGTGCTGAACAATATCAAGACGAAGCTCATTGGCAACATCTCGATTGAGCGCGACCTCGCGGAGTCGCTCGCTCACGAAGACCTCAGCCCGACTGACCTTCGAAACCGGATTAACACGCTCCCGAGCGGCGAGTGGATCGCCCAACTCCCGAGTCCGTCGTTCGGGGAAACCGGCCCCGCCCCGTTTTCGTTGAAGCCGCTCCCGATTGCGCCGGGGCATCCAGAAAGCGACCAACCGCTCTCTGTCGAACAGGAGGATCACTTCGAGACCGTTGCCCTCCCCCGACTGTCGGAGCGAACACAGACCCAGTACGGACTTTCGGAGACCGCAAGCGAATCAGAGACAGCTGACGACGAGGGATGGGGGAGTAGACCAACCGATGAAGCGTCGGCATCTGCAGAATCGGCTAGCCCTGTGGAATCGACGCAGTCGTCGTTCATCGGACAGGCAACCAATAGTTCAACAGCCGACGAAGAGGAGGAGAAAAACACGGATACCGTTGACTCGTTGTTTGGAAATCTCGAGTCAACTGAGTCGGGAGAATCAGTCGGTGAAAAAGACGAGACAGCCGTCGACGAAACCACTTCGTCGCCAGTCCAGGCCGGTGGTGGAACTGTCCCAGATGACGAACTCCGACGGCGCGGACTCACTCACGACGACATCCGATTCTTGACTCGCGTCCTCGACGTGATGAATCGTGACGCATCGGACCACACACTCTTGGACTCGATGAGCGCATTTAAGAACGACTTTGAGGATCTGGACGTGCAACGGCTCGCCGATCAAGACCTGCTGGAGGAAGGACGAGCGTGCGGTCGGAAGTACTACACTGTCCTCCCGGCAGGGCGTGAACTGCTCGGCCAGAAGCTCAAGGTCGGCCCTGGACAGGGAGACATCGGCGAGAAGTCGCCACACAAAGTCGGCGTGAAGCTACTCGAACTGTGGTTAGAAGCCCGCGACGACGTTGAGCAGGTCGAACCCTATTACGAGTACGATGAGGAGACCGTATTCGACGTCGCTGGCTTCGATGCCGACGGGGAACTCGTGTGGGTCGGTGAAGCTGAATTCTCGAGTAACAACAAACACGCGCCGGTCGACGACTACGACAAGCAGAGTGCAGTGGATGCTAACGCTGTCTGGGCGTTCAACAGACGCGAGACAGCCGTCGAGGTGTTAGACCACCTCTCAGAGGCCGACCGGATAGAGAGCAGTGTGAGCGGCCGTGCAGCCCGGTCGTTCTCAGACATTCGAGAGGCCGTTGAATTGTTCGACGCAACTGGCCTGACGACGATTCGGAGTTTCAACAAACTTGATCAGGAGCTCAACACATGA
- a CDS encoding DNA primase, translating into MTWRQATREEIYKYYAKEFPSYVDELPAFITAEGPKQYALAFREPHPVRKDGVPDKDFIRRDTWQMNAAGDRTTAAFDKFDDVLEFIRHPARNDPLGQSDFALADPDLLDKPDPRPDAVYYALDHWERPWVLLVDIDAKTIARERATQAVSDEDATGDGEDLLDAAGILEADPAGYPYSFEDIERAIEYGFEVRDIFEDDFNAEETMVVYSGQGVHVYLLDTDPAHRYDAKSREVLNDLLQDTYEIPIDPVVTADRRRVARLPYSLHADVCSIVTPIESPNFDVQSATPEVLQS; encoded by the coding sequence ATGACATGGCGCCAAGCAACCCGCGAGGAGATCTACAAGTACTACGCGAAGGAGTTCCCTTCATACGTCGACGAGCTACCGGCGTTCATCACAGCAGAGGGGCCGAAACAGTACGCACTTGCGTTTCGAGAACCGCACCCGGTACGGAAAGACGGAGTCCCAGATAAGGACTTCATCCGACGAGATACATGGCAGATGAACGCCGCTGGTGACCGAACCACAGCGGCATTCGATAAGTTCGACGATGTCCTCGAGTTCATCCGCCATCCAGCACGAAACGATCCACTTGGACAGAGCGATTTCGCGCTCGCAGATCCTGACTTGCTCGATAAACCAGATCCACGTCCCGATGCAGTCTACTACGCCCTCGATCACTGGGAACGGCCGTGGGTGCTCCTCGTCGATATCGACGCAAAAACGATAGCCCGAGAGCGAGCAACGCAAGCAGTCTCGGATGAGGATGCTACAGGGGACGGTGAGGATTTGCTCGATGCCGCGGGGATTCTCGAAGCAGACCCAGCAGGCTACCCGTATTCGTTCGAGGATATCGAACGAGCCATCGAGTACGGCTTCGAGGTGCGAGATATCTTCGAGGATGACTTCAACGCCGAGGAGACGATGGTGGTGTACAGTGGTCAGGGCGTTCACGTCTATCTCCTCGATACTGACCCCGCTCATCGGTACGACGCCAAGAGTCGAGAAGTGCTGAACGACCTTCTGCAAGACACCTACGAGATCCCCATCGACCCAGTGGTTACAGCCGACCGTCGTCGAGTCGCCCGACTACCCTATTCGTTGCACGCTGACGTCTGCAGTATCGTCACGCCAATCGAGAGCCCGAACTTCGACGTTCAGTCTGCGACACCGGAGGTGCTCCAGTCATGA
- a CDS encoding DUF262 domain-containing protein, with translation MSFQSKTIANAIQELNTATFVPAIQREFVWTDEQIIQLFDSILRDYPIGSLLFWRVRGDLAQEQIKYKFVQHYVTDPVHPESLGNVHHRNPEVEDYEDVPNGIQLVLDGQQRLTALYIGLQGTLTTKQKHRHRTNPNAWDRKQLYLNVLSDPNEISDDDLKMRYELEFKTDPEMSEDEYWYRAKDILKLNEYDGIHDITEEIDGELSEQNIDHPSQWKFINKNLTALYRAVHERSLINYDEKEEDDLGKVLDMFIRTNRGGTQLSTSEVLLSIATAQWANGGGVNAINAREEITEFIDDLNRRRQDAGFSFDIDFALRNLLMCSDLPTSESVRHFNQSNLQRMKQTWTDNGKMQQAVRNAVDLIVDFGLDSRSLTSRNALVPVAYFFYINDNPNLEWSSGHEEISAREEIHQWLCTSILNGTFSVGRGAIERARSLMQTAPAMTFPGDEIHRELRSDGRVSRFDRDLLELQLDSLEYGSRKTFSFLSLLYHPGPARSNTRHDVDHIFPQDQFDTETLVQDYGLDPVEAKRYVELKDRIGNLQLLNENENRSKSGQSFLEWLESQDDSYFEKHHIPQNEDLHRLENFSEFIEKREELIIEDLLNKFGPEETQDA, from the coding sequence ATGAGTTTCCAATCTAAAACTATCGCCAACGCCATTCAGGAACTCAATACGGCGACCTTCGTCCCCGCTATCCAGCGAGAATTTGTCTGGACCGATGAGCAAATCATCCAACTCTTTGATTCCATCCTCCGAGACTACCCAATTGGATCTCTTCTCTTTTGGCGCGTTCGGGGTGACCTCGCCCAAGAGCAAATCAAGTACAAATTCGTTCAGCATTACGTCACTGACCCCGTCCACCCGGAGAGCTTGGGAAACGTCCATCACCGTAATCCCGAGGTCGAAGACTACGAGGACGTTCCCAACGGGATTCAATTAGTCCTTGACGGTCAACAGCGACTCACCGCGCTCTATATTGGATTACAGGGGACGCTGACGACCAAGCAGAAACACCGCCACCGGACGAATCCGAACGCGTGGGACCGAAAGCAACTCTATCTCAACGTTCTCTCTGACCCCAACGAGATTAGCGACGACGACCTCAAGATGCGGTATGAGCTCGAGTTCAAAACTGACCCCGAGATGTCTGAAGACGAATACTGGTATCGGGCTAAGGACATCCTCAAACTCAACGAATACGACGGTATTCACGATATCACCGAAGAGATTGATGGCGAACTCTCTGAGCAGAATATCGACCATCCGTCGCAGTGGAAGTTCATCAATAAGAACCTCACTGCTCTTTATCGCGCTGTTCACGAACGCAGCCTCATCAACTACGACGAGAAAGAAGAGGATGACTTGGGGAAGGTCCTTGATATGTTCATTCGGACAAATCGCGGCGGAACCCAACTCAGTACCTCCGAAGTCCTGCTCTCTATCGCAACTGCTCAGTGGGCGAATGGAGGCGGTGTAAACGCCATCAATGCTCGAGAGGAGATTACAGAGTTCATCGACGACCTCAATCGTCGACGCCAGGACGCTGGGTTTAGCTTCGATATTGACTTCGCGCTTCGCAATCTCCTGATGTGCTCCGACTTGCCGACCTCTGAATCAGTTCGTCACTTCAACCAATCGAACCTCCAGAGGATGAAGCAGACCTGGACGGACAACGGCAAGATGCAGCAGGCAGTACGAAACGCTGTTGACCTTATTGTTGACTTCGGCCTTGACTCTCGCAGTCTCACAAGTCGGAACGCCCTCGTCCCGGTTGCATATTTCTTCTATATCAACGACAATCCGAACCTCGAATGGAGTAGCGGTCACGAGGAGATTTCAGCTAGAGAAGAGATTCATCAATGGCTCTGTACGTCAATTCTCAACGGCACGTTCTCTGTCGGACGAGGAGCCATCGAACGAGCACGGTCACTAATGCAGACTGCGCCTGCTATGACGTTCCCCGGCGACGAGATTCACCGTGAACTACGAAGCGATGGGCGTGTCTCCAGATTCGACCGTGACCTACTGGAACTGCAACTCGACAGCCTTGAATACGGGAGTCGAAAGACCTTCTCGTTCCTCTCGTTGCTCTACCACCCTGGACCAGCCCGGAGTAACACGCGACATGATGTCGACCACATCTTCCCACAGGACCAGTTCGACACGGAAACGCTGGTTCAAGACTATGGACTAGACCCTGTTGAGGCAAAACGATACGTGGAACTCAAAGACCGAATTGGCAACCTCCAACTTCTCAACGAGAACGAAAACCGCTCAAAGAGCGGCCAGTCTTTCCTCGAATGGCTGGAATCCCAGGACGACTCTTACTTCGAGAAGCATCACATCCCACAGAACGAGGACCTCCACCGCTTAGAGAACTTCTCCGAGTTCATTGAGAAGCGCGAAGAACTCATCATTGAAGACCTGCTAAATAAATTTGGCCCCGAGGAGACTCAAGACGCGTAA
- a CDS encoding VirB4 family type IV secretion system protein, translating to MHNVVLQAGGGTFTQLTEWLLNPTSPEGMAVYFLLVVVLGVVGKLLWDRHTADDEPEVDFSDILDEETLEEGHAEGQLLDDISESHKTVTAPAAIEWETRAARVGEQWTTTLYIADYADYPNDGYLSDLFELTDVEFDLTAHISPKNQQRARNELQDIADDLQVDADLEQSVRSAYLQERANEAAATYKAVESGANVFDQGMFVTVRAADKDDLRDSVQKVKSALRDDPANLTPKTAICRQDLALQSVAPIGDNVFGRESIALGGAVGALLSSPHNATILEEGGVEFGIHKDNQSPVVIDPFARDNGYAMFTVGDTGSGKSFSSKQNFIRSIEQSKDRIGIILEPLNNWAGVSEALDAKRITVGGTLGLNPLEIRQTPEHVQRAMGEDASPFNEKLDDAMSFLTNFFALRGISLGDRRTTLELGLKRAYKRNDITDDISTHSNLSPTIRDMMDIFEDMVDDPEEFVVRSDEEAGKIREDATWLLDQLRPFEDDGRHANLGKSSEFDIRDEKVIYLDLAQQEGSVDSSTALTMQLLISLVYERAKETDKEVVFYIDEARYIMQDAASLAFLETVFRHHRHHDLSIRLVTQTVDEFFEHAEAEAILDQCAVKQFHRLDGMDEEWADEFGLNYAQMRYVQDAVPGNEDAGFSEALVGVDGEWRGMKVQAMDKEKQVIDFDPTEQRRSSLPGAGEEAVDTAVQQFREELEQQATHGQSKGTETVSAKPDGGSVEGEDDE from the coding sequence ATGCATAACGTCGTCCTCCAGGCGGGTGGCGGGACCTTCACCCAGCTCACAGAGTGGCTTCTGAACCCAACGTCACCCGAAGGTATGGCAGTTTACTTCCTACTGGTTGTGGTCCTCGGGGTCGTCGGTAAACTCCTCTGGGACCGACACACCGCCGACGACGAACCCGAAGTCGACTTCTCGGACATCCTTGACGAGGAGACGCTTGAGGAGGGTCATGCAGAAGGCCAACTCCTCGACGACATCTCCGAATCTCACAAGACGGTCACGGCGCCGGCAGCTATCGAGTGGGAGACACGAGCCGCACGCGTTGGCGAGCAGTGGACGACGACGCTCTACATCGCTGACTACGCCGACTACCCGAACGACGGCTATCTGAGCGACCTCTTCGAGCTGACCGACGTCGAATTCGACCTCACAGCTCACATCTCGCCGAAGAACCAGCAGCGAGCGCGGAACGAACTGCAGGACATCGCTGATGACCTCCAAGTCGACGCCGACCTCGAACAGAGCGTCCGGAGTGCGTATCTACAAGAGCGAGCGAACGAAGCCGCTGCAACATACAAGGCCGTCGAGAGCGGTGCGAACGTCTTCGACCAGGGCATGTTCGTCACGGTTCGCGCCGCCGACAAGGATGACCTCAGGGACTCGGTCCAGAAGGTCAAGAGTGCTCTCCGCGACGACCCAGCGAACCTCACGCCGAAGACCGCAATCTGTCGGCAGGACCTCGCGCTGCAGTCGGTAGCCCCCATCGGAGACAACGTGTTTGGCCGCGAGTCCATCGCCCTCGGTGGCGCGGTGGGCGCACTCCTCTCGTCGCCGCATAACGCGACCATCCTCGAGGAGGGCGGAGTCGAGTTCGGGATTCACAAGGACAACCAGAGCCCCGTCGTCATCGACCCGTTCGCCCGTGACAACGGGTACGCGATGTTCACCGTCGGCGACACGGGCTCGGGGAAGTCGTTCAGTTCCAAACAGAACTTCATCCGCTCCATCGAGCAGAGCAAGGACCGCATCGGCATTATCCTTGAACCACTCAACAACTGGGCAGGCGTCTCCGAGGCCCTCGATGCGAAACGCATTACGGTCGGTGGGACGCTCGGCCTGAATCCCCTAGAGATTCGTCAGACACCCGAGCACGTCCAGCGAGCGATGGGTGAGGACGCGAGTCCGTTCAACGAGAAACTCGACGACGCGATGAGCTTCCTGACGAACTTCTTCGCACTACGCGGTATCTCGCTCGGTGACCGTCGGACGACGCTCGAACTCGGACTCAAGCGCGCCTACAAGCGCAACGACATCACCGACGATATCTCGACGCACAGCAACCTCAGCCCAACCATCCGGGATATGATGGACATCTTCGAGGACATGGTCGACGACCCCGAGGAGTTCGTCGTCCGGTCCGACGAAGAGGCTGGAAAGATCCGCGAGGACGCGACGTGGCTTCTTGACCAGCTTCGCCCCTTCGAGGACGATGGTCGCCACGCCAACCTCGGGAAGTCCTCGGAGTTCGACATCCGCGACGAGAAGGTCATCTATCTCGATCTTGCCCAGCAGGAGGGTAGCGTCGACAGCAGTACGGCGCTGACGATGCAGTTGCTCATCTCGCTCGTGTACGAGCGGGCGAAAGAGACGGACAAGGAGGTCGTGTTCTATATCGACGAGGCGCGGTACATCATGCAGGACGCCGCGAGTCTAGCGTTCCTCGAAACGGTGTTCCGACATCACCGCCACCACGACCTCTCGATTCGACTGGTTACCCAGACCGTCGACGAGTTCTTCGAACACGCCGAAGCCGAAGCTATCCTCGATCAGTGTGCCGTCAAGCAGTTCCATCGGTTGGACGGGATGGACGAGGAGTGGGCCGACGAGTTCGGCTTGAATTACGCACAGATGCGCTATGTGCAGGATGCAGTCCCCGGTAACGAGGATGCTGGGTTCTCTGAGGCGCTCGTCGGCGTCGACGGCGAGTGGCGCGGGATGAAGGTACAAGCAATGGACAAAGAAAAACAGGTTATCGACTTCGACCCGACCGAGCAACGGCGGTCCTCCCTCCCCGGCGCTGGTGAGGAAGCAGTCGATACAGCTGTCCAGCAGTTCCGTGAGGAACTGGAACAGCAGGCGACACACGGACAGTCAAAAGGGACAGAAACTGTCTCTGCGAAACCTGACGGTGGCTCAGTAGAGGGGGAGGACGATGAGTGA